The proteins below are encoded in one region of Rhododendron vialii isolate Sample 1 chromosome 7a, ASM3025357v1:
- the LOC131334898 gene encoding probable carbohydrate esterase At4g34215 codes for MLTLLFLTLLAHAQLALPASSQPNSIFILAGQSNMSGRGGATRNNTWDGFVPPECRPNPKILRLTATLAWVPAAEPLHKDIDVYATVGVGPGMAFANSVLARDPGLGVVGLVPCAVGATTIGQWSRGGFLYSKLVRRAITAAQGGGKIKGMLWYQGESDTLSLQDAELYKARLEKFFLNVRSDLKSPLLTIIQVALASGQGRFIGKVREGQLGLNLRNVKCVDAKGLQLEPDYVHLTTQAEVQLGKMLADSFLHT; via the exons ATGctcactcttcttttcttgacGCTTCTGGCTCACGCCCAACTAGCACTCCCTGCCTCATCACAACCCAACAGCATCTTCATCCTCGCCGGACAGAGCAACATGTCCGGCCGGGGAGGCGCAACGAGAAACAACACCTGGGACGGCTTCGTCCCACCCGAGTGTAGGCCCAACCCAAAAATCCTCCGGCTCACGGCAACCCTCGCGTGGGTTCCAGCAGCCGAGCCGCTCCACAAGGACATCGACGTGTACGCAACCGTCGGGGTGGGGCCCGGGATGGCGTTCGCCAACTCGGTGCTGGCACGCGACCCGGGCCTCGGAGTGGTGGGATTGGTTCCCTGCGCGGTCGGTGCGACCACGATCGGCCAGTGGAGCCGGGGCGGTTTTTTGTATAGCAAGTTGGTGAGGAGGGCAATCACCGCCGCGCAAGGCGGAGGGAAGATCAAGGGGATGTTGTGGTATCAGGGGGAGAGCGATACGTTGAGTTTACAGGATGCTGAGTTGTATAAAGCGAGATTGGAGAAGTTTTTCTTGAATGTGCGGTCCGATTTGAAGTCTCCATTGCTTACAATTATTCAG GTGGCATTAGCATCAGGACAAGGACGTTTTATTGGGAAAGTGAGAGAAGGTCAGTTGGGATTGAACCTAAGAAATGTGAAATGTGTTGATGCCAAGGGGCTGCAGCTGGAACCAGATTATGTGCATCTAACCACTCAAGCTGAGGTTCAACTTGGAAAGATGTTGGCCGATTCGTTCCTCCATACATGA